In the genome of Harmonia axyridis chromosome 4, icHarAxyr1.1, whole genome shotgun sequence, the window TGCGCTTCTAGTGATGAAAAATTAAATGGATTTATAAAACATCTTATACAGAGTACATTCAAAAACCAACTCAAGTCGAAAGCACAaccaacaaaaattcaattgaaaaattaatatttctggGTGCAACAATTCTAATGTCACAGAGTATATTTCTGACTTTCAGTAATTTCACAATGTAAGGAAGGTGTAAGTCCAAGATAAATTGGCCAAAGTCAGTATTCTTTTCGAGCCATTTCAAACTGATCCTACCGTCTTGCCAGTTATTCATTCAACAGACTAGATCCTCGCCATAAATTAGACACGCCACCAAATTGTGGAGTGTTTTACGACTCAATCAACTTTGTATGGCTTCTTTAATCGCTTATAAATTGGAGGTTTTATTAGGGGTTTAGATCCTTGGAAAGGATAAATCTTATGAGGTTGTGGAAGCCATCTTACGTCTTTGATGAATTGATACATCCATTCGGGTGCTTATGAGGATTTGGGATAGCACGTTTCATCTTTAGTGttctactgaaaaaatttttattagttTCTTGGGActgatttcttaattttttagtTAATATTATAATTCAAGGAGAGAACCCTTCGGGATATTCACTGAAAGCTAATcttcatgaaataattcatatatTCAAATTAACAAATGCTCGTACATAAATTCTTAAAATGCTCTAAAAACGATTTCAATTCTAGAACGATGTCTACTTGATTATACCTGGTGGTAATTATTTCGGGAATTTGACATTTAGATTATCATTCATTGGCTTagtgcaattttcaattctcaaaGATTTATCAAAACATAGCCTTATCTCGTGTAAGAAATAGCCAAACTTTGAAATGTATTTGAGGGTGATGATAGGATGTGCTCTAAATTCGTGGAATATTGCGTCGTAGATGGCTTTCAAATCAAAAGATCCACCAGGTATGATGTTCCGCTTCTTCAGGGCTGCAAAGATATCGTACTGACGATGGAGTTGAAGACCTTTCCTGAAATACTTGAACACCCCATTCAAAGAAGCCAAGGTTTGAGCGCAAGTACCGTGCTTTTTCCATTCGTAATTCCAAAAGGAAGTTTCATTTATATTGGCATGGATATCTGTCCACCTCTCCTTCATATCATTTATTATTGGAGCTAATATTCTTCGGGAAAATTTCAGATCACTATCACAATATTCAGGGTGGGCACCATGAGTATTTGAAGGCCACAAACCGTGAATAGTGAATATGCTCGTGTTTTTTGGCATATTGCAACTGTTTGTCTTGCGAATCTTCTTCCACATCAAGCATTCTGTCACTGGCCACTGTTGGGCCAGTTGTAATTGGTTGAAATAAGGGTTTTTGCAGCCCCTGAGCTTTGGGTTGTTGTCACAAGGCAGCTCAGGATGACTAAGGGTCGTCAAAAACAGTTGGTAGAAAAGCCCACCAAACATTGCGTAACTTTTGCTCGCTATACTTTCGAACTTTTTGGGCGAAGACACAATGTGCAACTAACCTACGATAGAAGTAGTCGATATCTAGATAGAAATTCTTATCTGTGTTAACCTTCACAattgtttcgttttttttttttggtgatgtACTAGATAAAAATAGTTTCTGTATGAACTCAGTAAACATTATGATTTATGTTGGTAGATATTCATATATCCACGGTTAGACATATAAATTATTAGGGTTTTATTTTAGAGTAGAAAGTAAACATTCGCTTCAAGCAATGAATCACAAAATGATAACCTACAGTAATACTTTGCCATGATGACGAATGTTTCGCCTTGGGAACTGCAGCTTGATTGTGTAATAGTACCTTCAGTGAAATTTTTATCCGCTCAACGAATCACTCCACCAAATTCCCTGCTGCAGCAATGAAAATCATGCCGAACTTCATTGAAATAGCTCATTGTCCTAAACCGCGTTTACTGATGTTTCAAGGTCTTCGTgatgaaacaaaattgaatCTTATGTTTATGTATCAATAGGGAAGGTAGGTAGCAGTAAAGAGGGAAATAGAAATCAGAGAGCCTGATCCTCTCTGACCAAGTACATGCCATCAGCGGGCCTTTCAAGTTAcgagatgaagaaaaaactagCATCGAGAAAATTTTCACTACTTGGTGGAAAAATGATTGAGAAAGGAAGTCCACTATTCCACGACGAGAACTGGCGCTGAAGTATTCAGGGCTGGTACCAAATGCCCGCTTTCGTTAGGCAACTGTAGGAGGTGTATGGAAATGAACGTAGTA includes:
- the LOC123677596 gene encoding ribonuclease Oy-like gives rise to the protein MFGGLFYQLFLTTLSHPELPCDNNPKLRGCKNPYFNQLQLAQQWPVTECLMWKKIRKTNSCNMPKNTSIFTIHGLWPSNTHGAHPEYCDSDLKFSRRILAPIINDMKERWTDIHANINETSFWNYEWKKHGTCAQTLASLNGVFKYFRKGLQLHRQYDIFAALKKRNIIPGGSFDLKAIYDAIFHEFRAHPIITLKYISKFGYFLHEIRLCFDKSLRIENCTKPMNDNLNVKFPK